One Spinacia oleracea cultivar Varoflay chromosome 4, BTI_SOV_V1, whole genome shotgun sequence DNA segment encodes these proteins:
- the LOC110785979 gene encoding uncharacterized protein, giving the protein MDGAGGGGVLRRENRDWYLGFSSKFNPKTPLAAEILAMREGLAMAKTFKVTKLEVETDAESLIFMLDTSGVNPYPHHELAVVISDVRNQINENWVLVFKHIARHKNMVAHHLTGMAMELVVGHVTHFEVPPRAITDFEKDKAAAE; this is encoded by the coding sequence ATGGACGGGGCTGGAGGAGGTGGTGTTCTCAGAAGAGAAAATAGAGATTGGTACCTGGGATTTTCAagcaaattcaacccaaaaactCCACTAGCTGCTGAAATTTTGGCCATGAGGGAGGGTCTGGCAATGGCAAAGACTTTCAAGGTGACAAAACTTGAAGTGGAAACTGATGCTGAATCTTTAATTTTCATGCTGGATACTTCGGGTGTGAATCCTTATCCACACCATGAGCTTGCTGTAGTTATTTCGGATGTGAGGAACCAGATTAATGAAAATTGGGTGCTAGTTTTCAAGCACATTGCAAGGCACAAGAACATGGTTGCTCATCACTTGACAGGCATGGCAATGGAATTGGTTGTTGGGCATGTCACTCATTTTGAGGTTCCCCCAAGAGCTATCACTGACTTTGAAAAGGATAAGGCTGCAGCAGAATAG